One genomic window of Arachis stenosperma cultivar V10309 chromosome 10, arast.V10309.gnm1.PFL2, whole genome shotgun sequence includes the following:
- the LOC130957198 gene encoding probable LRR receptor-like serine/threonine-protein kinase At5g45780 — MSSQPLSPISLPPTLTTSSFPSFPFEGNGQCWFIWSSFVRNWKFKPSLNINNQLFGPIPAEIGKLSELQTLDLSSNQFVREIPSSLGLLSQLSYLRLNKNNLSEQIPPLVANLTGLSFLDLSFNNLSGPTPKILTKDYRNLIRVSTNGTISGRV, encoded by the exons ATGTCTTCTCAACCACTCTCTCCAATCTCATTGCCACCAACTCTTACCACTTCCTCATTCCCTTCATTCCCATTCGAG GGAAATGGCCAGTGTTGGTTTATCTGGAGCTCTTTCGTCAGGAATTGGAAATTTAAGCCATCTCTAAATATT AACAATCAGTTATTTGGTCCTATCCCAGCTGAGATAGGCAAGTTGTCAGAGCTTCAGACTCTAGACCTTTCCAGTAACCAGTTTGTTAGAGAAATTCCTAGTTCTTTGGGCTTATTGTCTCAACTAAGTTACTT GCGGctcaacaaaaataatttatctgAACAGATCCCTCCACTTGTTGCTAACTTGACAGGTCTTTCATTCTT GGACTTGTCATTTAATAATCTCAGTGGTCCTACTCCAAAAATTTTGACAAAAGATTACAG GAACCTTATCCGAGTGAGTACCAATGGCACAATCAGTGGCAGAGTTTGA
- the LOC130957465 gene encoding cardosin-H-like: MAAVERRMALHRAQQVKKRLIHYLTNLVVAVSEDDDIICNRYNMLDQYFVKKSVFSFWLNRNPEEENGVNLFLEVLIPITTRESTLMCLCQEKFDMGDILIGDKKTGICADSCSTIADLGTSLLAGPTV; encoded by the exons ATGGCGGCGGTGGAGCGAAGAATGGCTCTTCATAGAGCGCAACAAGTGAAGAAAA GATTAATACACTATCTAACTAACCTTGTTGTTGCAGTTTCTGAGGATGATG ATATAATCTGTAACAGGTACAATATGCTTGATCAATATTTTGTTAAGAAATCGGTGTTTTCATTTTGGCTGAACCGTAAcccagaggaagagaatgggGTGAACTTGTTTTTGGAGGTGTTGATCCCAATCACTACAAGGGAAAGCACACTTATGTGCCTGTGTCAAGAAAAG TTTGATATGGGAGATATACTTATTGGAGACAAAAAAACTG GAATTTGTGCTGACAGCTGTTCAACTATTGCAGACTTAGGGACTTCTTTGTTGGCAGGTCCAACGGTATGA